From Sphingobacteriales bacterium:
CAATGGCAACCCAGCTAACGACATTGTAAAAGGCACGAGCCAATCTGCCATTTTTCGCGACTCGATTTTTGCGCGACATGGCGGCGATTTACAAGGCGTGCTAAACAAGCTCGAATACTTGCAAGATTTAGGCGTTTCGGCACTTTGGATGAACCCATTTTTAGAAAACGACCAGCCTTTTCAATCTTATCATGGCTATGCAATTACCAATCATTACGCCACCGACCCGCGCTTGGGCAACAACCAATTAGCGTTGGATTTAGCGAACGAAGCTCAAAAAAAAGACATTAAATTGGTGCTCGACCTCATATTTAACCATATTGGTAGCAACCATTTTTTATATAAAAGTCCACCCCAGCGCGATTTTTTTCATTGGCATCCTAATTTTGCTCGCACTAATTACAGGGCGCATACCCTTTTTGACCCTTATGCTGCAAAACAAGATGCTGCCTTGTTTTTAAACGGCTGGTTCGACCACCACATGCCCGACCTCAACCAAGACAACCCCATTTTAGCCAATTACTTAATCCAAAATACAATTTGGTGGATAGAGTTTTTACATGCCGATGGACTTAGGTTAGACACCTACGCCTATTCATCGCCAACATTTTTGCAAAAATGGGGAGATGCTGTTTTCAAGCATTATCCGGATTTACACGTTTTTGGCGAAACATGGGTTCAAGGCGAGGGGGTTCAGGCTTATTTTGCCCAAAATATATTGCAAACTTCGTTTAAATCGCGCATTAAATACCTCACCGATTTTCAGTTTTACCAAGCCCTAAACCATGCACTTACTACCCCATTTAATTGGGACGATGGCGTTTGCCGCTTGTACCATACCATGGCAAAGGATTATCTGTACCTTGACCCCAGTTTGCATGTAATTTTTGCCGACAACCACGATGTAAGTCGCTTTTTATCGGTTGTGAACGAAGATTTTGACAAGTTTAAAATGGGGATGGGCCTATTGTTTACCATGCGCGGCGTACCTTGCTTATATTATGGAACCGAAATTTTAATGAAGAACCTCGCTAATCCGGATGGATTGGTGCGCAGCGATTTTCCTGGAGGATGGCAAGACGACCCTGTAAACAAATTTACAGCCGAAGGCAGAACTTCTAAAGAAAATGAAGCTTTTAATTATATCCGGAGTTTGGCGCGTTGGCATAGCCAAAACGAATATTTAAAATCCGGAAACTTAAAAATGACCCAATTCATTCCCGTTGAAGGCGTTTATGTGTATGGTCGTTACAACAGCGAATACGCATTTTTAACCTTTGTAAATAGCAACGACAAGCCCTACCCTACTGCTTTT
This genomic window contains:
- a CDS encoding cyclomaltodextrinase N-terminal domain-containing protein, translated to MVLKPLHATANNEIWQVCPPSWWVGMANLELQVLIYGKEISKARPNLKNYPDADLTSTMQLENPDYLVLNLRIKPNAKPGNLLISLQFPDKSIRNISFPIEARGEQPQAITPADVMYLLMPDRFANGNPANDIVKGTSQSAIFRDSIFARHGGDLQGVLNKLEYLQDLGVSALWMNPFLENDQPFQSYHGYAITNHYATDPRLGNNQLALDLANEAQKKDIKLVLDLIFNHIGSNHFLYKSPPQRDFFHWHPNFARTNYRAHTLFDPYAAKQDAALFLNGWFDHHMPDLNQDNPILANYLIQNTIWWIEFLHADGLRLDTYAYSSPTFLQKWGDAVFKHYPDLHVFGETWVQGEGVQAYFAQNILQTSFKSRIKYLTDFQFYQALNHALTTPFNWDDGVCRLYHTMAKDYLYLDPSLHVIFADNHDVSRFLSVVNEDFDKFKMGMGLLFTMRGVPCLYYGTEILMKNLANPDGLVRSDFPGGWQDDPVNKFTAEGRTSKENEAFNYIRSLARWHSQNEYLKSGNLKMTQFIPVEGVYVYGRYNSEYAFLTFVNSNDKPYPTAFSRYEECLGNLKSGRNIITNETVLKTAPLVLPPLSTTIIEFKN